The DNA window tgaaattgaaaaagcccGAACCACCCCCATTTTCCTCTGGGTAACAATTGTGCAAATTTCAACCACTCAGGCTTCTTCAATGGCTCAGGAAAATATAATAAAGCTGCACACATCGTTCATTTGACTAAGGAGAACACTTGTTGGAGTGTAAAGCCAACCTAATGCATCAGTGTGGCAATCCCACTCAACCAATCGAAAAGTCAGCCCACCACCATTCACTCACCTTCAGCGGGGTTGTAGGAAACCGTAAGCATACGGTTTTTCAGGAAGCAGAGGTGAAGACTCAAACCGGATGCTTCCCGTTTCTTCCAGCTCCGCTCAGGCTTGTCTTTTATGCCTGCTATGTTAGGTTACCACTCACTAGATCTCTCCGCATCTTGATTGGCTCTAAGAACATGGTCCATTTCATCGCAGGTGGGGGTGGTCAGAGAACCCTGGTAGCAGTAGAACTTGGTGAGATCCACACTTCCTAGCAGATCACTGATGGATGGTGGCTGCACTATGTCAACTGATGAACCTGAGACAGGAGAGTAGTGTGAAAAATACTAGTAACACCACTATCAAGGGGAGAAGGCTCTCCCCTTGTTAGTGCCCGAAAAGCAGTGGAGTTTTCactttgctctttctctctctgtatctatctctgcaAATCCAAATGAGCTACATTGGCATAAAAATACAGAATATAAGAACTTTAAAGTTAGCTGGCACCACTGCTCCTCACCCTTCTCTGTTATATTCAGCAGAAGTCCTCCAGGATTCCACATGCTATTGCTTGCCTGTCACCTGGAATCCATGGAATGTGTTGATGatagtatatatgccatttagctgacgcttttatccaaagcgacttacagtcatgtgtgcatacattctacgtatgggtggtcccgggaatccaTGATAGCATGGATAATAAGTAGtgaaggctggtgggaggagctataggaggatgggttcattgtaatgactggaacacatcaaacacatggtaacaacgtgtttgactccgttccattgattccattccagccattacaatgatccGGTCCTTCTATAGCgccccccaccagcctcctctgataacAAGGTATTCTGCCATAACTCCTATTACTAAGTCAATAATCATAACTCTGTCATAGTATTGTCATCTTCAATGTCGAACTGTTGTGACGTAGAGTTGAACATCTaggattttacccacgcaccgctactgcacacacactctctctctcctagtacAGTATCTCACCTCCATGGGGTATCTGACTGAATCCACTGTGTGTTCAGACCCTTGGTGGCACAGTGAGTCACCTCCCCAGTGGAAATGTATCATGACGGCCGTGTAGCCATGAGAGAGcccccctcctctcacctccatCAGGCCCTCCTCTAACACAGAGCTCACTGGGAGGATGAACATACGTTGTGGTATTACCATAGTATAAGTTAATATGGTGTTGTGTATTCAGTAACAACTGTTAGCGAGAAAATGATACCTATGTCCTTGAGCTACTGAGGTTACTTTAAAGAAGACCAGATAACACATGTCCTACAGACACACTATAAGGTCAGGACCAAGGAGATTCACCACAAGAGTACCTGTGTGTCCATTGTTGGTGAGGAACTTGATGCTGTGTGGATTAGGGATGTCACTGAAGGTGCGGTTGCGGAGACTGGGGTCAAAGGTCAGCTGGTTAGTATCAATGTTGATCGGCGACCAT is part of the Oncorhynchus keta strain PuntledgeMale-10-30-2019 chromosome 26, Oket_V2, whole genome shotgun sequence genome and encodes:
- the LOC118358943 gene encoding carbonic anhydrase 6-like codes for the protein MATLGQKSNHRDIKDSCIFKLHFNYICFSDICVYYPLSLFSSHSRPALVSQWLCVEGFRWSPINIDTNQLTFDPSLRNRTFSDIPNPHSIKFLTNNGHTVSSVLEEGLMEVRGGGLSHGYTAVMIHFHWGGDSLCHQGSEHTVDSVRYPMEVHQLT